In Balearica regulorum gibbericeps isolate bBalReg1 chromosome 2, bBalReg1.pri, whole genome shotgun sequence, one DNA window encodes the following:
- the FIGNL1 gene encoding fidgetin-like protein 1: protein METPTHSTVHLSDWQKSYFAITSGTCTPGQKADEYRAKILRIQYAWANSEISQVCAANLFKKYAEKYSAIIDSDNIETGLNNYAENILTLAKCQQNDSDKWQSALTTDNVFELKCVQERMQAGKNVQSAQMAPADACVLADKGVSASAAPGLPKLSICSSAGGTELCVGSAKRASRGPDLIEHPSSSKSLQCRVPPVTKTSDIFPASSASLNEQVHTGFQATPLFGSKEATSSSSLQMSSNCRDGQNLSLSNQSATPAWSASSGKRKAFYGLADEGSTVIPSLAPCQASISTESSSFSGNKNRNEESSVPGFRTAKEQLWVDQQKKYQNLPQRAPISSHGGVKKSLGAGRSRGPFGKFVPPVPKQDGNENGGAPCKPHARGPTDPLLPVDERLKNIEPKMVELIMHEIMDHGPPVNWDDIAGVEFAKATIKEIVVWPMLRPDIFTGLRGPPRGILLFGPPGTGKTLIGKCIACQSGATFFSISASSLTSKWVGEGEKMVRALFAVARCQQPAVIFIDEIDSLLSQRGDGEHESSRRIKTEFLVQLDGATTSSEDRILVVGATNRPQEIDEAARRRLVKRLYIPLPEASARRQIVTRLMSKEHCSLNEEEMELIVKKSNGFSGADMTQLCREASLGPIRSLQSTDIATIMPDQVRPIAFLDFESAFRTVRPSVSSKDLELYETWNQTFGCGR, encoded by the coding sequence ATGGAAacccccacgcacagcaccGTGCACCTGAGTGACTGGCAGAAAAGTTACTTTGCTATTACCTCTGGCACCTGCACACCCGGACAGAAGGCAGATGAATACCGTGCCAAAATCCTTCGTATTCAGTATGCATGGGCAAACTCTGAGATCTCTCAGGTCTGTGCTGCCaacctgtttaaaaaatacGCGGAGAAATACTCTGCAATTATTGACTCTGACAACATAGAGACCGGCTTGAATAACtatgctgaaaacattttgacttTGGCAAAGTGTCAGCAAAATGACAGTGACAAGTGGCAATCTGCCTTGACAACAGATAATGTATTTGAATTAAAGTGTGTGCAAGAGAGGATGCAGGCTGGCAAAAATGTCCAGAGCGCTCAGATGGCACCAGCAGATGCCTGTGTACTAGCTGATAAAGGGGTCAGTGCCTCTGCCGCTCCAGGTCTTCCTAAACTCAGTATCTGCAGCAGTGCCGGAGGGACTGAGCTCTGCGTTGGCTCAGCAAAACGTGCAAGTCGGGGACCAGATCTCATTGAGCATCCCTCATCTTCAAAGTCTCTTCAATGCCGCGTGCCTCCTGTGACCAAAACTTCAGATATATTTCCTGCCTCTTCAGCCTCTTTAAACGAACAGGTTCATACAGGTTTCCAGGCAACTCCACTATTTGGAAGTAAAGAAGCGACAAGTAGTAGTTCTCTGCAAATGTCGAGTAACTGTCGTGATGGACAAAATTTGTCTCTTTCCAATCAATCAGCTACACCTGCATGGTCCGCGagttctggaaaaagaaaagcgTTTTATGGTCTGGCTGATGAGGGCAGCACAGTGATTCCTAGTCTTGCTCCGTGCCAGGCTTCCATTAGTACAGAAAGCAGTAGTTTTTCAGggaataaaaacagaaatgaagagagCAGTGTACCTGGTTTTAGAACTGCAAAGGAACAGCTGTGGGTGGATcagcaaaagaaatatcaaaaccTACCCCAGCGTGCACCAATCTCGTCACATGGAGGtgtaaaaaaatcactgggTGCAGGCAGATCGCGCGGTCCATTTGGCAAGTTTGTTCCTCCAGTTCCAAAGCAAGATGGAAACGAAAACGGAGGAGCACCATGTAAACCTCATGCAAGAGGACCAACAGATCCATTGCTGCCTGTGGATGAACGACTGAAAAATATAGAACCAAAAATGGTTGAACTCATTATGCACGAGATCATGGACCATGGGCCTCCTGTCAACTGGGATGACATTGCCGGAGTTGAATTTGCTAAAGCTACCATAAAAGAAATAGTAGTCTGGCCTATGCTGAGGCCAGACATCTTCACTGGGTTACGTGGTCCTCCTAGAGGAATTCTTCTCTTTGGTCCCCCCGGGACTGGCAAGACTCTTATAGGCAAGTGCATCGCATGCCAGTCTGGAGCGACTTTTTTTAGCATCAGTGCCTCTTCTCTGACTTCCAAGTGGGTAGGTGAGGGAGAAAAGATGGTCCGTGCACTGTTCGCTGTGGCACGATGTCAACAGCCAGCAGTGATTTTCATTGATGAAATCGATTCTCTGTTGTCTCAACGTGGAGATGGGGAGCACGAGTCATCGAGAAgaataaaaactgaatttctggTCCAGTTAGATGGGGCAACAACCTCCTCTGAAGATCGTATTCTAGTGGTTGGAGCAACAAATCGACCCCAAGAAATCGATGAAGCTGCCCGGAGGAGACTGGTGAAGAGACTGTACATTCCTCTTCCAGAAGCCTCAGCTAGGAGACAGATTGTTACTCGTCTAATGTCAAAGGAGCACTGCTCTCTAAATGAAGAGGAAATGGAGCTCATAGTTAAGAAATCAAATGGATTTTCTGGGGCAGACATGACACAGCTCTGTCGAGAAGCTTCTCTGGGCCCTATCCGCAGTCTTCAGTCCACCGACATCGCAACCATCATGCCAGACCAAGTACGGCCTATCGCGTTTCTGGACTTTGAGAGTGCCTTCAGAACCGTGCGGCCCAGCGTCTCCTCGAAGGACCTAGAGCTGTATGAAACCTGGAACCAGACATTTGGCTGCGGTAGATAA